CAGCGTGATAAACGCCGTCACGCCCAGCGCTTCCCACCAATAACTGCTGGTCAACACGGATGCGTAGTTCTGCAGGCCGATAAACTCGCGGTCATCGGGGAAACGCAGGTCATAGCGCTGCAGCGACAGCCAAATCGCGTACCCAATGGGGTACGCCGTCACCGCCAGCATCAAAATCAGCGCAGGAGCCACCAACAGCAGACCGAGGCGACGCTCGGCGCGGCGCCCGTCGGAAAGCGCAGACTTAGTTTTCGTAGATTTATCAGACATTTACGGCACCAGGCCTTCCGAGTTCACGGCCGCCTGAAGTTCCTCATCAAGCGTGCCGACCAGCGACTTCGCATCAACATCCTCCGGTGGACTAATGCGCGACGCCATCAAAATCGACAACGACTGGTACGCAGGGGACTTCGGGCGCGTCACCACACCGGCCGTGCGTGGCGACGGTAACAGCGCCCGCTCCTCCTGCGACAGCTCAGCCGAATCGGCTTCCTCCAACGTGTTCAACTGCTCGTAGATCTCGCGGTAGAACGGGTATTCCTCCTTGAATTCATCCGTGGCCTGCGTGTAAAGCTTCGCCAACGTCGGCGGCAGACCACCCTTCAACGCGTTGTTGAGCTGGTTTTGCTCATTGCGCAGGCAGTCGATGGCCTCGAAAGCGAGCTCCGGGTGCTTCGACGTCGACGGCACCGCAAGGTTAAGGCCACCAATCGTGACCTGCGCCGGTGTGCCCTCATCCATCGCCGGGTAGGTGGTCCAGGCCATGTCTTCGAAGACCTCCTTGGCCACCTGATTTCCCGACTCCGCCTTCTCCTTCGCACCGGCATAAACAAATGGGTAATTCACCTGCGCAAATGCATCGCCGCGGTCGAATGCCAGACGAGCCTGGTTCTCATCCGACTGCGAAATCGACGGGTCATGCCCCTTCGCCGTGGCCACGCGATGCATGGTGCTCAAGGCGCGCTCCGCGGCATCGTTATCCGCAATTGTGACCGACTGCCCATCCGGCGCGACTAGCTGACCGCCCGCCGACGCTGTCATCGAATTGAGCCACACCACCGAGCCCTCAAACTGGGCAGCCTGGACGCCAATCATCGACGGCTTGCCCTCATCGGCGAGCCTCTCCCCCGTCGCGATTAAGTCATCCCACGTCTTCGGCGGGCCATCTACCAGCGACTTTCGATACCACAGGAGCTGCGTATTCGTATTCAACGGAGCACCATAGAGCTGATCCTGCCACGTCGCCGTATCCAACGGACCCGACAGGGTACCCTCCGTAACGCGCTCGGCCATATCTTCCGGGAGTGGGAGCGCCCAGCCCGCCTCCGCAAACTCCGGAGTCCACGTCACATCAAGGCCCATTATGTCGAACGAGGAATCTCCGCCCACAATGCGACGAGCCAACTGAAGACGCTGATCATCCGTCTGCTTCGCCGAAATGTCATACTCCAGGCGATACTTCCCGCCCGACGCATCCGAGCACTTCTGCGCCGCCTGCGTATACTGATCCGAACCATCCGCCGGACCCATAATCCGCAGTACCGGCGCCGAATCCTGCTGAGCCTCCGAACCACAACCCGCCGCCAGCGTGGCGAGCGATACAGCCGACACCGCCGCGATGGCAGCTCGTAATTTCCGGCCAGAACCTAAAGAGCCGAAAGGAGCACCTGTACGGTCTCGACCGGCTCTTCGGATTCTCGGGCGCTTATTAAACATAATGACCACTCCGTGCTTCGACGTACAAAACTAACTGTACTCCGGAGTGGCGTATATGGCTGAAAACATAAGAAAA
The nucleotide sequence above comes from Corynebacterium amycolatum. Encoded proteins:
- a CDS encoding extracellular solute-binding protein — translated: MSAVSLATLAAGCGSEAQQDSAPVLRIMGPADGSDQYTQAAQKCSDASGGKYRLEYDISAKQTDDQRLQLARRIVGGDSSFDIMGLDVTWTPEFAEAGWALPLPEDMAERVTEGTLSGPLDTATWQDQLYGAPLNTNTQLLWYRKSLVDGPPKTWDDLIATGERLADEGKPSMIGVQAAQFEGSVVWLNSMTASAGGQLVAPDGQSVTIADNDAAERALSTMHRVATAKGHDPSISQSDENQARLAFDRGDAFAQVNYPFVYAGAKEKAESGNQVAKEVFEDMAWTTYPAMDEGTPAQVTIGGLNLAVPSTSKHPELAFEAIDCLRNEQNQLNNALKGGLPPTLAKLYTQATDEFKEEYPFYREIYEQLNTLEEADSAELSQEERALLPSPRTAGVVTRPKSPAYQSLSILMASRISPPEDVDAKSLVGTLDEELQAAVNSEGLVP